From Corvus cornix cornix isolate S_Up_H32 chromosome 5, ASM73873v5, whole genome shotgun sequence, the proteins below share one genomic window:
- the IFITM10 gene encoding interferon-induced transmembrane protein 10, translated as MDGRTGSQRAERGDAAAATTERTQDPPLGPPCPFEGVAWTPRPPQGPPQGCFACIAKPPALRQASPILSPSSAVYLMESKSCKGDSLRPAVPCKHSVEKKTMTNPTTVIEIYPDTTEVNDYYLWSIFNFVYLNFCCLGFIALAYSLKVRDKKLLNDLNGAVEDAKTARLFNITSSALATFCIILIFIFLRYPLTDY; from the exons ATGGACGGACGGACGGGCAGCCAGAG GGCAGAGCGCGGTGACGCCGCGGCAGCCACCACGGAGAGGACACAGGACCCCCCCTTGGGCCCGCCATGCCCCTTTGAGGGGGTGGCCTGGACCCCGAGACCCCCTCAAGGCCCCCCGCAGGGCTGCTTCGCCTGCATCGCCAAGCCCCCAGCTCTCCGGCAAGCTTCGCCCATCCTGTCTCCTTCTTCTGCCGTTTATCTCATGGAGAGCAAGAGCTGCAAAGGGGACAGTCTGCGGCCAGCGGTCCCGTGCAAGCACTCGGTGGAGAAGAAGACGATGACCAACCCCACCACTGTCATCGAAATCTATCCTGACACCACCGAGGTGAACGACTACTATCTCTGGTCTATCTTCAACTTTGTATACCTCAACTTCTGCTGCCTCGGCTTCATCGCCTTGGCCTATTCACTGAAA GTCCGGGATAAGAAACTCCTCAATGACTTAAATGGAGCAGTTGAAGATGCCAAGACAGCCCGGCTTTTTAACATCACCAGCTCAGCCCTTGCCACCTTCTGTATCATCCTTATCTTCATCTTCTTGCGATACCCTCTCACTGACTACTGA
- the CTSD gene encoding cathepsin D produces MGPRGLLLLLALAGSCAALVRIPLTKFPSMRRILSEAGSEIPDMNSITQAIKFKLGFAEEGEPTPEILKNYMDAQYYGPIGIGTPPQNFTVIFDTGSSNLWVPSVHCSMLDIACMLHHKYDSSKSSSYVKNGTEFAIRYGTGRLSGFLSQDTVTLGDLKIPDQTFGEATKQPGMTFIAAKFDGILGLAYPRISVEQVEPFFDNIMKQRLVSKNVFSFYLNRDPSGVPGGELLLGGTDPKYYKGKLTWYNVTRKAYWQIHMDAVDVANGASACRGGCEAIVDTGTSLITGPTKEVKKIQEAIGAKPLIKGEYMIPCEKVPTLPNVTMTLGGKAFQLTGEQYVLKVVSGSETVCLSGFSGLDIPPPGGPLWILGDVFIGPYYSVFDRDNNRVGFAPSV; encoded by the exons ATGGGGCCCCGCggcctcctcctgctgctcgCCCTGGCCGGGTCCTGCGCCGCCCTCGTCAG GATCCCCCTGACCAAGTTCCCCTCCATGCGGCGGATCCTGAGTGAGGCGGGCAGTGAGATCCCAGATATGAACTCCATCACCCAGGCGATCAAGTTCAAGCTGGGCTTTGCCGAGGAGGGTGAGCCCACTCCGGAGATTTTGAAGAACTACATGGAT GCCCAATATTATGGTCCTATCGGCATTGGGACACCCCCGCAGAATTTCACTGTGATCTTTGACACTGGCTCCTCCAACCTCTGGGTGCCATCCGTGCACTGTTCCATGTTGGACATCGCCTGCA tgctgcaccaCAAGTATGACTCCTCTAAATCCAGCAGCTATGTGAAGAATGGCACCGAGTTTGCCATCCGCTATGGGACAGGGAGACTTTCTGGGTTCCTGAGCCAAGACACAGTCACG CTTGGTGATTTGAAAATCCCGGATCAGACCTTTGGGGAGGCCACGAAGCAGCCAGGCATGACATTCATTGCTGCCAAGTTTGATGGCATCCTGGGCCTGGCATATCCAAGGATCTCTGTGGAGCAAGTTGAGCCTTTCTTCGATAACATCATGAAACAGCGGCTGGTCAGCAAAAATGTATTCTCTTTCTACCTAAACAG AGACCCCTCTGGTGTCCCTGGTggtgagctgctcctgggagggACCGACCCCAAGTACTACAAGGGCAAACTGACCTGGTATAATGTCACACGCAAAGCCTACTGGCAGATCCACATGGACGC GGTGGATGTTGCCAACGGGGCGAGCGCGTGTCGGGGGGGCTGCGAGGCCATCGTGGACACGGGAACCTCACTCATCACAGGCCCCACCAAAGAGGTGAAGAAGATACAGGAAGCCATTGGTGCAAAACCACTCATAAAAGGCGAG TACATGATCCCCTGTGAAAAAGTGCCAACACTGCCTAACGTCACAATGACACTAGGAGGGAAGGCCTTCCAGCTCACAGGAGAGCAGTATGTCCTCAAG GTTGTTTCAGGATCAGAGACAGTATGCCTAAGTGGCTTTTCAGGCCTGGACATCCCACCCCCTGGGGGCCCTCTCTGGATCCTGGGAGATGTCTTTATTGGACCCTACTACAGCGTCTTTGACCGTGATAACAACCGTGTTGGCTTTGCCCCAAGTGTCTAA